The stretch of DNA CGCGCCCACCCGCGATATCCGTTCGCCCATCGCGCGCGCCTTGTTTAGCAGCCGCCATTCGCCGGCGAGCCTCAGAAACTCCAGAAGGTGCGCCGCGCCGTACGCGCCGCAGATCTCCGCACACTTTCCCTGTGCCATGGGCGTGTCATACGGAAAATCGTCGGGGACTACCGTGTCGGCAAGCAACGCAACCGGCAACTCAAGGAACTTGCCCAGCAGCAGGCACGGAATCGCCCGCCCCGATGAAGTGACTGGCGGCGACGAGGGCGGTCGGGTATCCAGCACGACCACGAGGATAACGTCGTCGTACCGCGGATCGACGTGATGCCCGTGCTGTTTCCACGCGGCGTGATCGAGATGGATTTCGATGTCACCCGAATGCAGCGTCCCGGCAATCTCAATTTGCGCGCCGCGAAAGTCCGGCCCTTCCCCCTGATTCCACCAGCCAGGCGACAAAACCCGCACAGCTTTCCCGCTTGCGGTCTGAAGCCCACTTCCGCGATACAACCGATCGAACCATAGACACTGAACAACTTCTTCCGACACCACCGGCGCGCCTTCGCGCGCCACCGTGTGAAATCGCGCGTAGTCGCTCGAAAACGCCGCCCCCTCTTTCATGATTGGTCCTCGTGCCAACGCTTCAGATCCGAGACGCGAACTAGGCAACCCCCACAAATGATACTAACCACACACCCAATTCCCAAATTCTCTACCAACTCCAATCTCGCATGGTATAATTACTTGACAAAATGACCTCTGCTCTTGAGGAGGAGAAACATGGGTTCTTGGCTCGGACGATGGACTACGCTGTTTGCCTGCGTGTTGGTAGCTTATCCGGCGCTCAGTGAGAGTGCCTCCACGGACCTGGTCGGCAGAAAAGGCAAAGTTCAAGTCATCGAACGCGACGGCACCGTCGAGAACATTGATCCCAACGACTTGCGCATAAACACCGTGCGCGAAAAATCCGCCGCGCCGTCCCCATCGAAAGCGACCCCCGCGGACGAAGAAGCAAAGTCTGAAGCTCAACCCGCCGAGGGTGAGTCCAAGGATGCGCAGGACAGCACTAAGCAGACGGACGGAAAGCAGAAGGACGCCAAGCAAGCAGATCCCAAACAGGCAACCCCAAAAAAGAAAGAGCTAACTCCGGAGCAAATCGCCGCACAGAAGAAAGACGCCGAAGCCGTGCGCAAGATGCTCGACACCGGCGGCGCCTACTTCTACAAGAATGACAACACGCCCTTATCATACGATGAAGTGAAGAAGATGGTGGATTCAAACAACGTCGAAGGCATCAAGGCGCTGGACCTGTGGCAACAGCCCTGGAAACCCTCCTTCACCTCCGGCACCGAAGACACAAAAACAGCAACTTCGGGATCCAATCCCTCACCCAAAGAGCAGAAATAGGTCATATTTGTCGCACTAGACCCATAGGTCCCATTTCGGAATTCGGATACCAGGGCCATGTGTGATATCGTGCGTCATCGCTCATTATCATGCCCAATACTTCGCAATGAAGGACCCATTGCGCAGTGTCCTCGCGCGCTGATGCATTTCGAAGAATGGTCGACTGTATCCATGTCATGCTCTCGTGGTATTATGTCGACTATCGGCGAGATTGACGGGGCTTGCCGTGATTAGGATTGGAGGCTGTTCCGTCGAACGGCGGTTGGAGCGGATGGAGAGGAGACCCTGCTATGCGCCATGCTATCGATGGTTCCAATGAGCAGCGACTCAAACGCCTTGAGCGAGACCTTTCCCAGACTAGGAATCTCCTGCTTGTCGTGCTTGCCGTCCTTATTCTGGGGGTATTCGGTCCGCCTGCGATGTTTGTTCTCGGTGTGGGAGGGTGCATAGTCTACGGTTCCGTTCTGGTCTTTGATGTGATCTCAAAGCGGAAGCTTGAGTCGTATAAGCAAGCTATAAGCCTTCCCGAAGTCGAGGCGTTCGATTCGCGCCGTGCCTGTGAGGACGACGAGAACATGTAGAAGTGCGGTGTCCGTGCTCTTTGGGGCGTTTTCGGTACGGTTTCCTTCGTCAATCACAACCATCGTCACTTCTCCCTTCCCCGCAACCTTGCACAAGCACTCAATCGACACTACAATTCGCTCGGGCCAGATTCGACGTGCTTTTCGCAAGGAGACTCCGCTATGACCAGCTTTCTCACCGCACTTTTCCTGTGCGCCGCCGCCAACGCCCCGCTGTACGAACAGCAACTGGTCTTTGAACCCGATCCCAAACACAACCACAGTTCCAGCATCGTCGAAACGCCGAACGGCGATTTGCTCGTCTGCTGGTTCCACGGCTCCGGTGAGCGCTCTTCCGACGATGTGCTTGTCGCGGGCGCGCGCAAACGTAAAGGCGACGACAAATGGTCGGCCCCATTTATCATGGCAGACACGCCCAACCTGCCGGACTGCAATCCGGTCATGTTCGTCGATCCACGCGGTACGCTGTGGCTCTTTTGGGTGACCATCCAGAACAACGAGTGGGGGGGAGCGCTGCTCAAATACCGGACCTCCACCGACTATGCGCAAGATGGTCCACCCAAATGGCAATGGCAGGATGTCGTTCATTGCCGCCCCCTCGACCTCGAAGACGATTTCCTCGAAGCCGTAAAACAAGCCGAAATCCAGTACGCACCCCAATTGAAAGCGGACGAAAAGATGGCCAAGGGCCTCAACGAATGGAAGACTAAAGCGAAGGACAAACTCGCCCAGCGTCTTGGTTGGATGCCCCGCATTCATCCCATACTTCTCGGCGAAAATCGGATTATGCTTGGACTCTACTCCGACGTGTTCAATTGCTCAATCGCCGCCTTCACCGAAGATTGGGGCGAGAACTGGACCTTCAGCCAGCCCATCATCAGTTACGAGCTAGGCAACATCCAGCCCGCATTTGTCACCAAAAAGAACGGCGACATTGTTGCTTTCATGCGCGACAACGGTATCCCCAAGTGCATCCGCACGTCCGTTTCCGCCGACCACGGCATTAACTGGACGCCTACCGCGACAACTGCGTTACCCAATCCCGGTTCCAGCGTCGATTGCGTGGGACTCAAGAGCGGTAGTTGGGTACTGATTTGCAACGACACTCAAGACGGACGCCACATCCTCTCGGCCTACCTCTCCGAAGACGAAGGGGCAACTTGGATACGCCGCCGCCGCTTCGAGAGTTTCATCAAAGACCAAGGCTCCGGGTCCTACCCGTCGCTAATCCAAGCCGCTGACGGCACGCTCCATCTGACCTATTCCTATGTCAGCCAAGAGTTCAAGGGATCGGCCATCAAACACGTCCACTTCGACGAGGCCTGGCTCCGCGACGGCGAACAGATTTCTCAACCCACGACAAAGTGATCGGAGCGGGAATCGCGCAAATCTGAGACTGAACATACCGGAGACTTACGCAGGACTGATCAAATTGGGGACTGACGCAAGCGAGCGCAGCGAGACGTCTGTCCCCAATTTGCGCCCATACCGCGGAACGCGAAATTGTCCCCGACTACGGCCTTCAAATTTCAAATCACTCCCGCGCTGCGGCATGGTCTCCCGATCCGCCGCGGCGGACCACTCCGCCGACACACTTGTCGGCATGCGACCGAAGGTATCCAAAATCCAAAATCCAAAATCTAAAATCCCCTCGCCCCCAGCATCAACTCCATGCCCCGCTCCAAATCCACCATCGGCGTCTTCAGCCGTGCGCGCGCCTTCATATTGCGAAGCGACACGTCACGCGGCCGTTCCGCCCTGCCCGGTATCGACGCCGGGTCATGCGCAACAATTTTCGACTCGCTGTATCCCAACCTGCGCGCGATCCGGCGCATCATTTCCAGCCTGCTCAATCGATCACTCCCGCTGAGGTGCATACACCCCGTCCAATCGTTCCCCGCAAGCTCCAGCAAGGCCTGTCCCAGCGTCACGACATCCACCGGCGACCGAATCTCATTTGCCGG from Candidatus Hydrogenedentota bacterium encodes:
- a CDS encoding exo-alpha-sialidase, whose amino-acid sequence is MTSFLTALFLCAAANAPLYEQQLVFEPDPKHNHSSSIVETPNGDLLVCWFHGSGERSSDDVLVAGARKRKGDDKWSAPFIMADTPNLPDCNPVMFVDPRGTLWLFWVTIQNNEWGGALLKYRTSTDYAQDGPPKWQWQDVVHCRPLDLEDDFLEAVKQAEIQYAPQLKADEKMAKGLNEWKTKAKDKLAQRLGWMPRIHPILLGENRIMLGLYSDVFNCSIAAFTEDWGENWTFSQPIISYELGNIQPAFVTKKNGDIVAFMRDNGIPKCIRTSVSADHGINWTPTATTALPNPGSSVDCVGLKSGSWVLICNDTQDGRHILSAYLSEDEGATWIRRRRFESFIKDQGSGSYPSLIQAADGTLHLTYSYVSQEFKGSAIKHVHFDEAWLRDGEQISQPTTK